The Micromonospora sp. WMMD961 genome has a segment encoding these proteins:
- a CDS encoding glycosyltransferase family 4 protein, which translates to MTEPSSSAGWSGTVALVLASSTGGVGQHVRSVARGLVAGGATVLVCGPAATQEQFDFTGVGARFEPVEIPASPTPADARAVLTLRRVLTTSRVDVVHAHGLRAGLVAVLARPAAPLVVTWHNAVLAGGLRGGVSRLVERVVARGATVALGASMDLVRRAAALGAADARLAPVAAPTLPAPRRRPAAVRAEFGVRPEQPLIISVGRLHPQKRYDVLIDAAARWRTRTPPPVVVIAGSGPAYLPLAARTSAARAPVTLLGHRTDVADLLAGADLAVVTSDWEARQLFAQEALRAGVPLVATAVGGLPDLVGDAAALIPAGDVDAVDAAVRALLDDPAARAELGRRGAERAATWPTETDTVAVLAALYAELVADRAGPATAPGSDAPRTGHR; encoded by the coding sequence ATGACTGAGCCATCCTCGTCCGCCGGTTGGTCGGGCACCGTCGCGTTGGTGCTCGCGTCCAGCACCGGCGGGGTCGGCCAGCACGTCCGGTCGGTGGCGCGTGGCCTCGTCGCCGGAGGTGCCACCGTCCTGGTCTGCGGGCCGGCGGCGACCCAGGAGCAGTTCGACTTCACCGGGGTCGGTGCGCGTTTCGAGCCGGTGGAGATCCCGGCCAGCCCGACGCCGGCCGACGCCCGGGCGGTGCTCACCCTGCGTCGGGTGCTCACCACCTCCCGCGTCGACGTGGTGCACGCCCACGGTCTGCGGGCCGGGTTGGTCGCCGTGCTGGCCCGCCCCGCCGCGCCGCTGGTCGTCACGTGGCACAACGCGGTGCTCGCGGGCGGCCTGCGGGGCGGGGTGTCCCGACTCGTCGAACGCGTGGTGGCCCGGGGTGCCACGGTGGCCCTCGGCGCCTCCATGGATCTGGTGCGACGGGCCGCCGCACTGGGTGCCGCCGACGCCAGGCTCGCCCCGGTCGCCGCGCCGACGCTGCCCGCGCCGCGTCGACGCCCGGCGGCGGTCCGCGCCGAGTTCGGGGTCCGCCCCGAACAGCCGTTGATCATCTCGGTCGGCCGCCTGCACCCGCAGAAACGCTACGACGTACTGATCGACGCGGCGGCCCGCTGGCGTACCCGTACGCCACCGCCGGTCGTGGTGATCGCCGGCAGTGGGCCGGCGTACCTGCCGTTGGCCGCGCGGACCTCCGCGGCCCGCGCCCCGGTGACCCTGCTGGGGCACCGCACCGACGTGGCCGACCTGCTCGCCGGCGCCGACCTCGCGGTGGTGACCAGCGACTGGGAGGCCCGGCAACTCTTCGCCCAGGAGGCGCTGCGCGCCGGCGTACCGCTGGTCGCGACCGCGGTCGGCGGGTTGCCGGACCTGGTCGGCGACGCCGCCGCGCTGATCCCCGCCGGCGACGTCGACGCTGTCGACGCGGCGGTGCGGGCGCTGCTGGACGACCCGGCGGCCCGGGCCGAGCTGGGCCGGCGGGGCGCGGAACGGGCGGCCACGTGGCCGACCGAGACGGACACCGTCGCCGTTCTGGCCGCCCTCTACGCCGAGCTGGTCGCCGACCGCGCCGGCCCGGCAACCGCGCCGGGCTCCGACGCCCCCAGAACGGGACACCGGTGA
- a CDS encoding CTP synthase: MAPSARTTRHIFVTGGVASSLGKGLTASSLGNLLTARGLRVVMQKLDPYLNVDPGTMNPFQHGEVFVTEDGAETDLDVGHYERFLDRALSGKANVTTGQIYSDVIAKERRGEYLGDTVQVIPHITNEIKSRILAMADPDEDGQLPDVVITEVGGTVGDIESLPFLEAIRQVRHDLGRDNCFYLHVSLVPYLAPSGELKTKPTQHSVAQLRNIGIQPDAIVLRCDREIPVKLKEKLSLYCDVDAEAVVAAPDAPSIYDIPKVLHREGLDAYVVRRLNLSFRDVDWASWDDLLERVHRPRHTVTVAVVGKYVDLPDAYLSVSEAIRAAGFGHRARVQLRWVPSDECVTPAGAAAALAGVDGVLIPGGFGVRGIEGKIGTARYARENGIPLLGLCLGLQCMTIEVARHLAGLDGANSAEFDEKAAHPVIATMADQEDIVAGKGDLGGTMRLGAYPATLTEGSIVAEAYGSTEISERHRHRYEVNNAYRDALTKAGLHISGTSPDGRLVEFVELDRSLHPFFVATQAHPELKSRPTRPHPLFASFVKAAVAYSQADQLPVDLDAATDAPTARKAARNGAATKAASAS, encoded by the coding sequence TTGGCCCCATCAGCACGGACGACCAGGCACATTTTCGTCACCGGGGGCGTCGCCTCCTCGCTGGGTAAGGGCCTCACCGCCTCCAGCCTCGGCAACCTGCTGACCGCGCGCGGGCTGCGCGTGGTGATGCAGAAGCTCGACCCCTACCTGAACGTCGACCCAGGGACGATGAACCCGTTCCAGCACGGTGAGGTCTTCGTCACCGAGGACGGCGCGGAGACCGACCTCGACGTCGGGCACTACGAGCGCTTCCTCGACCGGGCGCTGTCCGGCAAGGCGAACGTCACCACCGGTCAGATCTACTCCGACGTGATCGCCAAGGAGCGGCGCGGCGAGTACCTGGGCGACACCGTCCAGGTCATCCCGCACATCACCAACGAGATCAAGTCGCGGATCCTGGCGATGGCCGACCCGGACGAGGACGGTCAGCTCCCCGACGTGGTGATCACCGAGGTCGGTGGCACGGTCGGCGACATCGAGTCGCTGCCGTTCCTGGAGGCGATCCGTCAGGTCCGCCACGACCTCGGCCGGGACAACTGCTTCTACCTGCACGTCTCCCTGGTGCCGTACCTGGCGCCGTCCGGTGAGCTGAAGACCAAGCCGACCCAGCACTCGGTGGCGCAGCTGCGCAACATCGGTATCCAGCCGGACGCCATCGTGTTGCGCTGCGACCGGGAGATCCCGGTGAAGCTCAAGGAGAAACTGTCGCTCTACTGCGACGTGGACGCCGAGGCGGTCGTCGCCGCACCGGACGCCCCGAGCATCTACGACATCCCGAAGGTGCTGCACCGGGAGGGGCTCGACGCGTACGTGGTGCGCCGGCTCAACCTGTCCTTCCGGGACGTGGACTGGGCCAGCTGGGACGACCTGCTGGAGCGGGTGCACCGGCCCCGGCACACTGTCACCGTCGCGGTGGTCGGCAAGTACGTCGACCTGCCCGACGCGTACCTGTCGGTGAGCGAGGCGATCCGGGCGGCCGGCTTCGGCCACCGCGCCCGGGTGCAGCTGCGCTGGGTGCCCAGCGACGAGTGCGTCACCCCGGCCGGCGCGGCGGCGGCCTTGGCCGGCGTGGACGGCGTCCTCATCCCCGGCGGCTTCGGCGTCCGCGGCATCGAGGGCAAGATCGGCACCGCCCGGTACGCCCGGGAGAACGGCATCCCGCTGCTCGGCCTCTGCCTCGGCCTGCAGTGCATGACCATCGAGGTGGCCCGCCACCTGGCCGGTCTGGACGGCGCCAACTCGGCGGAGTTCGACGAGAAGGCCGCGCACCCGGTGATCGCCACGATGGCCGACCAGGAGGACATCGTCGCCGGCAAGGGCGACCTGGGCGGCACCATGCGGCTCGGGGCGTACCCGGCGACGCTGACCGAGGGCTCCATCGTCGCCGAGGCGTACGGCAGCACCGAGATCAGCGAGCGGCACCGGCACCGGTACGAGGTGAACAACGCCTACCGGGACGCGCTGACGAAGGCGGGCCTGCACATCTCCGGCACCTCGCCGGACGGCCGGCTGGTCGAGTTCGTCGAGTTGGACCGCAGCCTGCACCCGTTCTTCGTGGCCACCCAGGCGCACCCGGAGTTGAAGAGCCGCCCCACCCGCCCGCACCCACTGTTCGCGTCGTTCGTCAAGGCCGCGGTGGCGTACTCGCAGGCCGACCAGTTGCCGGTCGACCTGGACGCGGCGACGGACGCCCCGACGGCGCGCAAGGCCGCCCGCAACGGCGCCGCGACGAAGGCGGCTTCCGCCTCGTGA
- a CDS encoding NUDIX hydrolase, with product MSASEHRYEVRSREERYRGRIFDVVTEEVTMPGGGTGVRDLVRHVGAVAVVALDDAGQVVLIRQYRHPVGRHLWELPAGLMDVSGEELPAAALRELAEEADLTAGQVDVLVDLHSSPGFTNEVVRVFLARDLADVPADERHERHDEEADLQVVRIDLDEAVAMVLAGEITNASAVAGLLAAARSREAGWATVRRADAPLPR from the coding sequence GTGAGCGCAAGCGAGCACCGCTACGAGGTGCGCTCCCGCGAGGAGCGTTACCGAGGGCGGATCTTCGACGTGGTCACCGAGGAGGTGACCATGCCGGGCGGCGGAACGGGGGTGCGTGACCTCGTTCGGCACGTCGGGGCGGTCGCGGTGGTGGCGCTCGACGACGCCGGTCAGGTGGTGCTGATCCGGCAGTACCGGCACCCGGTCGGGCGGCACCTGTGGGAGCTGCCCGCCGGGCTGATGGACGTGTCCGGCGAGGAGTTGCCGGCCGCCGCGTTGCGGGAACTGGCCGAGGAGGCGGACCTCACCGCCGGGCAGGTCGACGTGCTCGTCGACCTGCACAGCTCGCCCGGGTTCACCAACGAGGTGGTGCGGGTCTTCCTGGCCCGCGACCTCGCCGACGTGCCGGCCGACGAGCGCCACGAACGCCACGACGAGGAGGCCGACCTCCAGGTCGTCCGGATCGACCTGGACGAGGCCGTCGCGATGGTCCTGGCGGGTGAGATCACCAACGCGTCCGCGGTGGCCGGGCTGCTCGCCGCGGCTCGCTCCCGCGAAGCCGGTTGGGCGACGGTGCGTCGGGCGGACGCGCCGCTGCCCCGCTGA
- the ald gene encoding alanine dehydrogenase: protein MKVGIPREVKNHEYRVAITPAGVNEFTRSGHQVFVEAGAGVGSSITDEEFAAAGAKILATADEVWETAELVLKVKEPVAEEYHRMREGQVLFTYLHLAASKECTDALVDRKVTGIAYETVEMPDRSLPLLAPMSEVAGRLAPQVGAFYMMRTGGGRGVLPGGVSGVYAAKTVVIGAGVSGLNAAAIALGLQSEVLLLDKNVARLRSADAIYRGHLQTIASNAYEVERAVLDADLVIGAVLVPGAKAPKLVSNELVSRMKPGSVLVDIAIDQGGCFEDSRPTTHADPVYKVHESIFYCVANMPGAVPNTSTYALTNVTLPYALELANQGWREALRNDSALALGLNTHDGRVTYGPVAEAHGMDLLPLADVLA from the coding sequence GTGAAGGTCGGAATCCCACGCGAGGTCAAGAACCACGAGTACCGCGTGGCGATCACGCCAGCGGGCGTCAACGAGTTCACCCGCAGCGGCCACCAGGTCTTCGTCGAGGCCGGCGCCGGTGTCGGCTCCAGCATCACCGACGAGGAGTTCGCCGCCGCGGGCGCGAAGATCCTGGCCACCGCCGACGAGGTGTGGGAGACCGCCGAGCTGGTGCTCAAGGTCAAGGAGCCGGTCGCCGAGGAGTACCACCGCATGCGCGAGGGGCAGGTGCTCTTCACCTACCTGCACCTGGCCGCCTCCAAGGAGTGCACCGATGCGCTCGTCGACCGCAAGGTCACCGGCATCGCGTACGAGACGGTGGAGATGCCCGACCGGTCGCTGCCGCTGCTCGCCCCGATGTCCGAGGTGGCCGGCCGGCTTGCCCCGCAGGTGGGTGCCTTCTACATGATGCGTACCGGCGGCGGTCGGGGTGTGCTGCCCGGCGGTGTCTCCGGCGTGTACGCGGCCAAGACCGTGGTCATCGGCGCCGGTGTCTCCGGCCTGAACGCCGCCGCCATCGCGCTGGGCCTGCAGTCCGAGGTGCTGCTGCTGGACAAGAACGTCGCCCGGCTGCGTTCGGCCGACGCCATCTACCGGGGTCACCTGCAGACCATCGCCTCCAACGCGTACGAGGTCGAGCGGGCCGTGCTCGACGCCGACCTGGTCATCGGCGCGGTGCTGGTGCCCGGAGCCAAGGCCCCGAAGCTGGTCTCCAACGAGCTGGTCTCCCGGATGAAGCCGGGCAGTGTGCTCGTCGACATCGCCATCGACCAGGGTGGTTGCTTCGAGGACTCGCGCCCCACCACCCACGCCGACCCGGTCTACAAGGTGCACGAGTCGATCTTCTACTGCGTGGCGAACATGCCCGGCGCGGTGCCGAACACCAGCACCTACGCGCTGACCAACGTCACCCTCCCGTACGCGCTGGAGCTGGCCAACCAGGGTTGGCGCGAGGCGCTGCGCAACGACTCGGCGCTGGCGCTGGGCCTGAACACCCACGACGGCCGGGTCACCTACGGACCGGTCGCCGAGGCGCACGGGATGGACCTGCTCCCGCTGGCCGACGTCCTGGCCTGA
- a CDS encoding site-specific tyrosine recombinase XerD, producing the protein MDSAGVGEVPTSALRRAVRGYLDHLTVERGLSANTLTSYRRDLDRYLATLADAGVADLASVDAGLVESHLARLRAGDDAHPPLAVSSAARAASAVRGLHRFAMREGLAGADPSRDVRPPTPPRRLPRALPVDDVVRLLDLAGPTTATGEDAPRTLRDRALLEFLYGTGARISEAVGAAVDDLDTDEGTVLLRGKGGRVRLVPIGGYAVDAVRAYLVRARPTLAAAGRGTPAVFLNARGGALSRQGAWGILRRAAERAGLPVDGPAAVSPHTLRHSYATHLLDGGADVRVVQELLGHASVTTTQVYTLVTVERLREVYATAHPRARG; encoded by the coding sequence ATGGACTCCGCCGGCGTGGGCGAGGTGCCCACGTCGGCGCTGCGCCGTGCCGTGCGCGGTTACCTCGACCACCTCACCGTCGAACGTGGCCTCTCCGCGAACACGCTCACCTCGTACCGGCGGGATCTGGACCGGTACCTCGCGACCCTGGCCGACGCCGGCGTCGCCGACCTCGCGTCGGTCGACGCCGGCCTGGTCGAGTCGCACCTGGCGCGGCTGCGCGCGGGCGACGACGCACACCCGCCCCTCGCCGTCTCGTCCGCCGCCCGCGCGGCCAGCGCGGTCCGTGGCCTGCACCGCTTCGCGATGCGCGAAGGGCTGGCCGGCGCCGACCCCAGCCGCGACGTCCGCCCACCCACCCCACCACGGCGGCTGCCCCGGGCCCTGCCGGTCGATGACGTGGTCCGGTTGCTGGACCTCGCCGGCCCGACCACCGCGACCGGCGAGGACGCCCCCCGTACGCTGCGTGACCGGGCGCTGCTGGAGTTCCTGTACGGCACCGGCGCGCGGATCTCCGAAGCGGTCGGCGCCGCCGTGGACGACCTCGACACCGACGAGGGCACCGTGCTGCTGCGCGGCAAGGGTGGCCGGGTCCGGCTGGTGCCGATCGGCGGTTACGCCGTCGACGCGGTCCGCGCCTACCTGGTGCGGGCCCGCCCCACACTGGCCGCCGCCGGCCGGGGAACCCCGGCGGTCTTCCTCAACGCCCGCGGCGGCGCGTTGTCCCGCCAGGGCGCGTGGGGCATCCTGCGTCGTGCCGCGGAGCGGGCCGGGTTGCCGGTCGACGGGCCCGCCGCCGTCTCCCCGCACACCCTGCGCCACTCGTACGCGACGCATCTGCTCGACGGCGGCGCCGACGTCCGGGTGGTCCAGGAGCTGCTCGGCCACGCGTCGGTGACCACCACCCAGGTCTACACGTTGGTCACCGTCGAGCGGCTGCGCGAGGTGTACGCCACCGCCCACCCGCGCGCCCGGGGCTGA
- a CDS encoding AAA family ATPase, translating to MAGNGDRAETWTSELREQQATLGADLGPADPAAYTMRKPIPEPMPTDRHGPARIIAMANQKGGVGKTTTTINLGAALAEYGRKVLLVDFDPQGALSVGLGVNPHNLDLSVYNLLMQDDVTAEDVLIKTDVAGLHLLPANIDLSAAEIQLVNEVAREMALARVLRTVRKEYDYILIDCQPSLGLLAINALTVAHGVLIPLECEFFSLRGVALLLDTIDKVRERLNFDLELEGILATMYDSRTTHCRQVLQRVVEAFGDKVYQTVITKTVKFPESTVAGAPITTMDPASSGARNYRQLAREVIAAQSER from the coding sequence ATGGCTGGCAACGGTGACCGTGCCGAGACCTGGACGTCGGAGCTCCGCGAGCAGCAGGCCACGCTCGGCGCGGATCTGGGTCCGGCGGATCCGGCTGCCTACACGATGCGCAAGCCCATCCCCGAGCCGATGCCCACCGACCGGCACGGCCCCGCCCGCATCATCGCGATGGCCAACCAGAAGGGCGGCGTCGGCAAGACCACCACCACGATCAACCTGGGCGCGGCCCTCGCGGAGTACGGCCGCAAGGTGCTGCTCGTCGACTTCGACCCGCAGGGCGCCCTCTCGGTGGGGTTGGGCGTCAACCCGCACAACCTCGACCTGTCCGTCTACAACCTGCTCATGCAGGACGACGTGACAGCCGAGGACGTCCTGATCAAGACCGACGTGGCCGGCCTGCACCTGCTGCCGGCCAACATCGACCTCTCCGCCGCCGAGATCCAACTCGTCAACGAGGTCGCCCGGGAGATGGCCCTGGCCCGGGTGCTGCGCACGGTCCGCAAGGAGTACGACTACATCCTGATCGACTGCCAGCCGTCACTCGGCCTGCTGGCGATCAACGCGTTGACCGTCGCGCACGGCGTGCTCATCCCCCTCGAATGCGAGTTCTTCAGCCTGCGCGGGGTGGCACTGCTGCTGGACACCATCGACAAGGTGCGGGAGCGGCTCAACTTCGACCTGGAGCTCGAAGGCATCCTCGCCACCATGTACGACAGCCGCACCACGCACTGCCGCCAGGTGCTGCAGCGGGTGGTGGAGGCGTTCGGCGACAAGGTCTACCAGACGGTCATCACCAAGACGGTGAAGTTCCCCGAGTCCACCGTGGCCGGTGCCCCCATCACCACGATGGACCCGGCCTCCTCCGGGGCACGCAACTACCGTCAGCTGGCCCGCGAGGTGATCGCCGCCCAGTCGGAGCGGTAG
- a CDS encoding segregation/condensation protein A produces MTAPPLDPPEAAAAATVDGVPPADPATTGFTVRLANFTGPFDLLLQLIGKHKLDVTEVALHTVTDEFIAYIRAMGDDWDLDEASEFLLIAATLLDLKAARLLPSAEVEDEADLALLEARDLLFARLLQYKAYKEAAAHIAELEAVGGRRYPRAVSLEPRYAEALPDLVLGIGPQRLLKLAVKAMTPKPVPEVSIAHVHMVRVSVREHAAILTARLRRAGTATFTLLCADCEATLEVVARFLALLELYREGLVSFVQEQALEELTVRWTGPADGDTELHVDEYAGTPAVPEPTRAELAGAEPMGTEPVGAELVGAESGPPGEAGGPDGTGTTEDERDE; encoded by the coding sequence GTGACCGCGCCACCCCTTGACCCGCCCGAGGCCGCCGCTGCGGCCACGGTCGACGGTGTGCCGCCCGCCGACCCCGCCACCACCGGGTTCACGGTGCGGCTGGCCAACTTCACCGGCCCGTTCGACCTGCTGCTGCAACTGATCGGCAAGCACAAGCTCGACGTCACCGAAGTGGCCCTGCACACGGTCACCGACGAGTTCATCGCCTACATCCGGGCCATGGGCGACGACTGGGACCTGGACGAGGCCAGCGAGTTCCTGCTCATCGCCGCGACCCTGCTCGACCTGAAAGCGGCCCGGCTGCTGCCCTCCGCCGAGGTGGAGGACGAGGCCGACCTCGCCCTCCTGGAGGCCCGGGACCTGCTCTTCGCCCGGCTGCTGCAGTACAAGGCGTACAAGGAGGCGGCGGCGCACATCGCCGAGTTGGAGGCCGTCGGCGGCCGGCGCTACCCGCGCGCGGTCAGCCTGGAACCCCGCTACGCGGAGGCGCTGCCCGACCTGGTGCTCGGCATCGGCCCGCAGCGACTGTTGAAGCTGGCGGTGAAGGCGATGACCCCGAAACCGGTGCCGGAGGTGTCCATCGCCCACGTGCACATGGTCCGGGTCAGTGTCCGCGAACACGCGGCGATCCTCACCGCCCGGCTGCGCCGGGCCGGCACGGCCACGTTCACGCTGCTCTGCGCCGACTGCGAGGCGACCCTGGAGGTGGTGGCGCGCTTCCTCGCGCTGCTGGAGCTGTACCGGGAGGGCCTGGTGTCCTTCGTCCAGGAGCAGGCCCTGGAGGAGCTGACGGTGCGCTGGACCGGCCCGGCCGACGGGGACACCGAACTGCACGTCGACGAGTACGCCGGCACCCCAGCCGTCCCGGAGCCGACGAGGGCTGAGCTGGCGGGGGCTGAGCCGATGGGCACTGAGCCGGTGGGGGCTGAGCTGGTGGGGGCTGAGTCTGGGCCGCCGGGGGAGGCCGGCGGGCCGGACGGGACGGGGACCACGGAGGATGAGCGGGATGAGTGA
- the scpB gene encoding SMC-Scp complex subunit ScpB, with translation MSDEQRRDSLADQAAAWVPPWERPRPPAPEATPDDREVPPDESATAPGPDQEDLGRNAPLQGPEPSKISPGPGAGARAGSGSGASSRAGESGEWGGGGVGEAAPEPVAAAESDGARDVPPRQAAGRRRVTAAPEPAPELSDPELRGALEAILLVVDEPVSELVLAQVLEQPVERVGPVLDDIAAGYTAAGHGFELRRAAGGWRLYTRPEYATYVERFVLDGQSVRLTQAALETLAVVAYKQPVTRSRISAIRGVNCDGVIRTLVTRGLVEECGTETDSGAFLYRTTTLFLEKLGLNTVDELPPLAPFLPDDVEELADATR, from the coding sequence ATGAGTGACGAGCAACGTCGGGACTCGCTGGCCGACCAGGCCGCCGCCTGGGTCCCCCCGTGGGAACGCCCCCGCCCACCCGCGCCCGAGGCCACACCCGACGACCGCGAAGTCCCGCCAGACGAGTCAGCCACGGCTCCAGGGCCGGACCAGGAAGATCTTGGAAGGAACGCGCCCCTCCAGGGGCCGGAACCTTCCAAGATCTCTCCCGGGCCGGGCGCGGGCGCCCGCGCCGGCTCGGGCTCAGGCGCGAGCTCCCGCGCGGGGGAGTCGGGGGAGTGGGGCGGGGGCGGGGTGGGGGAGGCTGCCCCGGAACCGGTTGCGGCGGCGGAGTCGGACGGGGCTCGAGACGTACCCCCTCGGCAGGCGGCCGGACGGCGGCGGGTGACGGCCGCGCCGGAGCCCGCACCCGAATTGTCCGACCCAGAGCTGCGCGGTGCCCTGGAGGCCATCCTGCTGGTGGTCGACGAGCCGGTCAGCGAACTGGTGCTGGCCCAGGTGCTGGAGCAACCCGTCGAACGGGTCGGCCCGGTGCTCGACGACATCGCCGCCGGCTACACCGCCGCCGGGCACGGGTTCGAGTTGCGCCGGGCGGCCGGCGGGTGGCGGCTGTACACCCGGCCGGAATACGCTACGTACGTCGAGCGGTTCGTTCTGGACGGGCAGTCCGTACGGCTGACCCAGGCGGCGTTGGAGACGCTCGCCGTGGTCGCCTACAAGCAGCCGGTGACCCGTTCGCGAATCTCAGCCATCCGGGGTGTGAACTGCGACGGGGTCATCCGTACGCTGGTCACCCGCGGCCTCGTCGAGGAGTGCGGCACCGAAACGGACAGCGGGGCGTTCCTGTACCGGACCACCACGCTGTTCCTGGAGAAGCTCGGGCTGAACACCGTTGACGAGCTGCCGCCCCTCGCACCCTTCCTGCCCGACGACGTAGAAGAGCTTGCTGATGCGACCCGATAA